CTTCACGCCGAGCCCCAGTGCCGTCAGCACCAGGCCGCCCACCGCGAATGGGATGAAGAAGGGCATGCGGGCCTCCTCGGGTCCGACTGTTCCTCTTATGAAGCGGGGGTCAGCTTCGCATCCTCCGTGCCCCGTCGATACAAGCGAGCCGTCCCCTGGTTGTCAGCCCGTCAGTCCGGCTCGCTGAGAGGGTGTCGTGGACGTTGCCCCTGGACGCAGCGCTTCGACGGGGGACAGCTCCAGTCAGCGCATTTAAGGGGACGGGCATGTTTCCGCGCTTGCTAGCGTGAGGCGGCTCCCCGACCTGGCGTGGTCCCTACATGCGAAGCACCACGACACCGGCAAGAGTCACGGCAGCGCCTTTCGAGCCTTGGATGGCGGAGGCCTCACCATGAAGGACTGGGAGTTCCATTTTCGCGTCCTGAATCTGCTCGGGCGACTCCTGGAGGAGACTGCCTCAGCGGAAGACAAGGAGCGCCTGGAAGCAGCCATGGACGCGCTCAACTTCATCTCTGCTACCGGCCAGTCCCATGACTTCGAAGTCTTTCGCGAGAGCATCAACGACAATGCCCCCCCTCTCGTCATCGCGGCCTTCGATACGAAAGAAAGCGCAGAGACCTGGATGAGGAATCATCCCAGCCCTCCGTCCGGCGCCGAGATTTTGATTGCGGGCGAATACCACTACGTCAATTGTTCACCCGACCTCAAACGCCGCTATATCGTACCCGTTCAAGCTCTCGAGTATTACCTCCGAGAGATGATTGACGATGGGCTCCCTGCGCCGGTAGCCACATTCGGAACGCGGGAGGAAGCCAGGGCCTGGGTCGACAGCCAGCCAGAGCCCCCGCGTCAGGTCGTCATCGTGATTGCAGGCGAGCCCCACCTTGTCGCCTACCACCACCGGGTCAACCTCCGCGCCATCTACCCCCTGTCCAGGGCCGCGGCGCCAGGGTCCATCAACTACTCCGTGGAGCCCGAGTAGCCCCCAGGCTCAACCCGCGCGCGCCCGGGGAGGCGCGGCGCTGCCCGTCGTCGGCGCGGACGGAGCATCGGCAGCGTCGAGCGGCGGCACGTACGGCCAGCCCGGCAGCGGCCCCTTGCCGGCCTCGCGCGTGAGGTAGTCCGCCGCGATGTTGGCGCTCTCCATGATGGTCAGCAGCCCGCTGCCCGGGTGCGTGCCTCCGCCCACCCAGTAGAGCCCTTCGATGTCGCGGTTCTTCACCTTCGGCCGCAGCGGACCCAATTGCAGCCACGTATGCGACAGGTTGAAGACCGCGCCGCGGAACACGTTGAAGTCGTCCCGCCACGTCTCCGCCGTGAAGTAGCGCTCCTCGCGGATGTGCTCGCGCACACCCTTGAGCCCCACCTTCTCCAGCATGGCGGGGATGCGCTCGCGCAGCTTCGCTTCCGTCTGCGCCCAGTCCACGTCCTGGGCCGTGTTCGGTGTGGGCACCAGCACGTACAGCGTGGAGTGCCCCTTCGGCGCGCCGGATGGGTCCGTCACCGACGGGTTGCACACGTAGAAGGGCGGGTCGTCCACGTCCACGTGCCGGTCCTCCAGCGCGTCCCGGTCCGTGCGGCGCGCGGCCTCCGACAGGTAGATGAGGTGGTGCGGCAGGTCCGCGTACACCGTGTCCAGCCCGTAGTACGCCATGAAGGTGCTGCACGAGTACTTCGCCTTGTCCAACGCCGCGTCCGTCAGCCGCGAGCCCTCGCGCGCCTGCGAGGGAATCAGGTTCTGCGCCGCATACGCCAGGTCCGCGTTCACCACCACCGCGTCCGCGTCCAGCACCGTGCCGTCCGCCAGCTTCACGCCCACCGCCCGGCCCGCCTCCACCCGCACCTGGTCCACCGCCGTGCCCATGCGGAAGGTGGCGCCCAAATCTTGCGCACAGCGCATCATCCCTCGCGCCAGCTCGCGGAAGCCGCCCTCCACGTGCCACACGCCGAAGGCCAGCTCCAGGAACGGAATCACGCTGAACACCGACGAGCACGTCGTCGGGTGCAGCCCCAGGTACTTCGACGGGTACGCCAGCGCGTAGGTAATCCGGTCGTCGTGGAAGAAGGAGTCGAGCTGCCGGTACAGCGTCTGCCACGGCTTGAAGCGCAGCGTGGGCGCCAGCCGCCAGGGCGCGTAGTACGCGAGGCTGCCCGCGTTCGTGCAGATGAACTTCGCGTAGGCGATGGCGTACTTCTCCCGCCCCTCCTCCATCCACTCGCGCAGCGCGCCGGCCTTCTCCGGGCCGTACTTCGCCACCTCCGCCTCCATGCGGGGCATGTTCCGCGTGGTGTCCAGGTGCGTGCCGTCCCAGAAGTGCACCCGCGTGTTGGTGTCCAGCGGGACGAGCTTCACGTAGTCCTCGAGGCGCTTGCCGGACCGCCGGAAGATCTGCTCCAGCACGCCGGGGAGCTGGAGGATGGACGGGCCGGTGTCGAGCGCGTACTGGCCCGCATCACCGAGCGTCAGCCCCTTCATCCGCCCTCCGGGCACCGCGTCCTTCTCCACCACGGTGACGCGCAGCCCCTGCCCCGCCAGATTGATGGCGGCCGACAGCCCCCCGGGCCCTGCTCCCACGACGATGACGTGACGCACCATGGCCGCTTCGATGCCTGAACGCGCGGGGCGTTGCAATCTCCGTGCGGTGCTCGGGCGAACGGATGCCCTCCGCTCGTTTCAGGTTGCGGACATGCATGCCGGACGGGACGGAGGGTGGGACTCCCACGGACCCTCCGGCCTGTTTATCGCCCTGGGGTCCCCTATCCCTGTCACCCCGCTTCGTGCTCTTCGCGACACACCGTGCCCGCCCGCCCGACTCCCCACCTGCGCCGTAACGCCGCCGCGTATGGCGCGCTGCTGGTCGGCCTGGCCATCACCGTCGTGGCCGCGCTCTACGTGCAGCGGAGCCTGGAGGACCGACGCAACCGGCGCTTCGATGAGGCGGTCCGCGACGGCACCCTGGGGCTCCAGCAGCGCCTGGACATGTACCAGGCCATGCTGCTGGGCACGCGCGGGCTGTTCAGCAGCAGCCAGCGCGTGGAGCGTGACGAGTTCCACGCGTACGTGGAGAGCCTGGAGCTGCGGCGGCGCTACCCCGGCATCCTGGGCATCGGCTTCGCGCAATGGCTGGAGCCCGGCGAGCTCGAGGCGCACGTCGACCAGGCGCGCCGGGAGGGCCTGACGGACTACCACCTCTGGCCGGAGGGGGAGCGCGCCGAGTACACCGCCATCGTCTTCCTGGAGCCCCTCGACGCGCGCAACCGCCGCGCCATCGGCTACGACATGTTCTCCGAGCCCACCCGCCAGGAGGCCATGCGGCGCGCGCTGGAGACGGCGCTGCCCGCGGCCAGCGGCCGGGTACGGCTCGTCCAGGAGCACGAGGAGGACGCCCGACCCCAGGCCGGCTTCCTGCTCTACGTCCCCGTCTACGAGGCCGCGCCGCCCGCCACGCCCGAGGCCCGCCGGGCCAGCCTGCGGGGCTTCGTGTATGCGCCGTTCCGCATGGGAGACCTGGTGGAGGGGCTGCGCTTCCCGGGCTCCTACGGCACCGTGGACCTCGAAATCTACGACGGGGCTGAGGCGCGTCCCGAGGCTGCCCTCATCAGCTCGCGGAACGGCGGCCAGCCCTGGGAGGAGGGCCTGCGGCTGGGCCTGCGCCGCGAGGTGCCCATCTCGGTGGCCGGCCGGTCCTGGACGCTGGTGTTCACCGCGCGCGAGGCGTTCCTGGAGCGCAATAGCCGGGTGCAGCTCGGCACGGTGGTGTTCAGCGGCCTGCTGGTGACGCTCCTCTTGTTCCTGATGACGCGCGCGCAGGTGAAGGCCCGGGCCGCCGCCGAGGCCGCCAGCGTGGAGCAGCAGCGGCTGGCGAGCGAGGCCCAGGTGGCGGTGCGGGTGCGCGACGAGTTCCTCGGCGTCGCCGCGCACGAGCTGCGCACGCCGCTCACGTCCCTCAAGCTCCAGCTCCAGCTGCTCTACCGCCAGCTGCGCCAGGACGGTCCGGCGGACGCCGGGCGGCTGGAGCGCGGGGTGGCGTCGTGTGAGCGGCAGACGACGCGGCTGTCCCAGCTGGTGGACAGCCTGCTGGACGTGTCGCGGCTGATGCACGGAAGGCTGGAGCTGCGGCTGGAGGCGCTGGAGCTGGGCGAGGTCGTGCACGAGCTGGTGCGCCGCTTCGAGACGGACGCGCAGGCGGCGGGCGTGCTGCTGACGGTGGACGCGCCGCGGCCCGTCCCCGGACGGTGGGACCGGCTGCGGCTGGAGCAGGTGCTGACGAACCTGGTGTCCAACGCGCTCAAGTACGGGCATGGCGCGCCGGTGCAGGTGCACGTGCGTGGCGAGGGAGCGCACGTGTACCTGGAGGTGAAGGACCAGGGCATCGGGATTGCCCCCGAG
Above is a window of Pyxidicoccus trucidator DNA encoding:
- a CDS encoding head protein, with translation MKDWEFHFRVLNLLGRLLEETASAEDKERLEAAMDALNFISATGQSHDFEVFRESINDNAPPLVIAAFDTKESAETWMRNHPSPPSGAEILIAGEYHYVNCSPDLKRRYIVPVQALEYYLREMIDDGLPAPVATFGTREEARAWVDSQPEPPRQVVIVIAGEPHLVAYHHRVNLRAIYPLSRAAAPGSINYSVEPE
- a CDS encoding phytoene desaturase family protein, which codes for MVRHVIVVGAGPGGLSAAINLAGQGLRVTVVEKDAVPGGRMKGLTLGDAGQYALDTGPSILQLPGVLEQIFRRSGKRLEDYVKLVPLDTNTRVHFWDGTHLDTTRNMPRMEAEVAKYGPEKAGALREWMEEGREKYAIAYAKFICTNAGSLAYYAPWRLAPTLRFKPWQTLYRQLDSFFHDDRITYALAYPSKYLGLHPTTCSSVFSVIPFLELAFGVWHVEGGFRELARGMMRCAQDLGATFRMGTAVDQVRVEAGRAVGVKLADGTVLDADAVVVNADLAYAAQNLIPSQAREGSRLTDAALDKAKYSCSTFMAYYGLDTVYADLPHHLIYLSEAARRTDRDALEDRHVDVDDPPFYVCNPSVTDPSGAPKGHSTLYVLVPTPNTAQDVDWAQTEAKLRERIPAMLEKVGLKGVREHIREERYFTAETWRDDFNVFRGAVFNLSHTWLQLGPLRPKVKNRDIEGLYWVGGGTHPGSGLLTIMESANIAADYLTREAGKGPLPGWPYVPPLDAADAPSAPTTGSAAPPRARAG
- a CDS encoding CHASE domain-containing protein, producing MPARPTPHLRRNAAAYGALLVGLAITVVAALYVQRSLEDRRNRRFDEAVRDGTLGLQQRLDMYQAMLLGTRGLFSSSQRVERDEFHAYVESLELRRRYPGILGIGFAQWLEPGELEAHVDQARREGLTDYHLWPEGERAEYTAIVFLEPLDARNRRAIGYDMFSEPTRQEAMRRALETALPAASGRVRLVQEHEEDARPQAGFLLYVPVYEAAPPATPEARRASLRGFVYAPFRMGDLVEGLRFPGSYGTVDLEIYDGAEARPEAALISSRNGGQPWEEGLRLGLRREVPISVAGRSWTLVFTAREAFLERNSRVQLGTVVFSGLLVTLLLFLMTRAQVKARAAAEAASVEQQRLASEAQVAVRVRDEFLGVAAHELRTPLTSLKLQLQLLYRQLRQDGPADAGRLERGVASCERQTTRLSQLVDSLLDVSRLMHGRLELRLEALELGEVVHELVRRFETDAQAAGVLLTVDAPRPVPGRWDRLRLEQVLTNLVSNALKYGHGAPVQVHVRGEGAHVYLEVKDQGIGIAPEDARRIFGRFERAVSSRNYGGLGLGLFITRQLVEALGGTISVESLPGQGSTFTVRLPATTAGEDAKGEAAASEPSRAPLH